A window of Polypterus senegalus isolate Bchr_013 chromosome 14, ASM1683550v1, whole genome shotgun sequence contains these coding sequences:
- the LOC120514631 gene encoding histone H1-like, whose product MAETAPAAPAPAKAPKKKASSKPKKTGPSVSDLIVKAVSASKERHGLSLAGLKKALVAGGYDVEKNNARVKLSVKSLVSKGSLVQTKGTGASGSFKINKKQSEAKVKSAKKKATPKKKPAAKKPAAAKKVKKPAAKKPVAAKKTAKKPAAAKKATKSPKKAKPAAKPKKAVKSPKKAKAAKPKVAKAKTVKKAAPKKK is encoded by the coding sequence ATGGCAGAAACCGCGCCAGCAGCACCCGCTCCGGCTAAAGCGCCAAAGAAGAAAGCGAGCTCGAAGCCTAAAAAGACCGGCCCTAGCGTCTCTGATTTGATCGTCAAGGCTGTGTCGGCTTCAAAAGAGCGCCATGGGCTCTCGTTGGCTGGGCTCAAGAAGGCTCTTGTCGCCGGTGGCTACGATGTGGAGAAGAATAACGCTCGCGTGAAACTGTCCGTAAAAAGTCTTGTGAGTAAAGGCTCTCTCGTGCAGACAAAAGGTACCGGGGCTTCCGGAtcgtttaaaatcaataaaaaacagtCAGAAGCCAAGGTGAAATCCGCCAAGAAAAAGGCGACACCGAAAAAGAAGCCAGCGGCGAAAAAGCCCGCTGCCGCCAAGAAAGTGAAGAAACCGGCAGCGAAGAAACCCGTGGCAGCTAAGAAAACTGCTAAGAAGCCTGCAGCAGCAAAGAAAGCCACCAAGAGTCCTAAGAAAGCGAAGCCGGCTGCAAAGCCCAAAAAGGCTGTTAAGAGCCCGAAGAAGGCCAAAGCAGCAAAGCCTAAGGTGGCCAAAGCGAAGACTGTAAAGAAGGCAGCACCGAAAAAGAAGTGA